The Fervidobacterium pennivorans DNA segment TCAAAGCAGCAATATCTTGAATAACCTAATTTAAAATCAAGAACATTAATAACAAACTCCTCTCCATTTCTTGAGACAAGCTTTATATTCTCTTTCCAATCAACTTGCGCTTGCTCACCTGGATCTGTCTCAAATCTTGGGTGACCTTTTACTTTCTTCTCTGGCTTTAATCCTTTTTTCTTAACATACTTATTGAAATTTGAGTATGTTCCTATTGTCTCATCTTTTGATTTTAAATACTCATAAACACCCTTGACTGTAACTCCTTTGATAGCAAGCTTTGATTTTATCTCATCATAGTATTTGTCCAATTTACTTGGTTTATTTCTATTCTTAGGTTTTCCTTCATAACCCTCATAATACTTTTTTACTGTTCTTCTGTCTATCCCATATATTCTTGCAAGTTCTGAAAAGTTAGGTTTCATTTTCATCGCCCTTATCATGTTTAAATGTGCTGTTAAGTTCTGCATTTGATATCCCTCCTCACTATGAGAAAGGATATCATATCAATGTACAATTTTGTACATCCTTATATTCCACTTTCAGTACATTTTTATTTTATCATTAACACGTCGTTATAGACTTTCGAGTTGATGAGATCGATTTCGATGTGGTCAACGTGGATAACGTAACCGGTGGTTATCTGGCTATGAAATATCTTTACGACCACGGACACAGAGATATATTGTTTATCCCTGGTCCTGAGTTATCTCCAGCAGCGCAAGACAGGGAAAAAGGTATTCGCAAGTTCCTCGATAAAATATCAAAGAAAGATGAAGTAAAGGTGTACCTTGGTGAACACCGTGGGTACGACTCCGAGCATGGATGGGTTAGTGTAACACAACATCTAAACAAATACGGATTGAACTTCACCGCAATATTTGCCGTAAACGATTGGGCGGCTCTTGGCGCAATAGATGCACTGAAAGATTACGGTATAAAGGTACCTGACGAAGTATCGATAATAGGTTTCGACGATGCACCGTTTGCACAATACACAAACCCGAGATTAACAACTGTGATGCAACCACGCTGGGAGATGGGCACAACCGCAGCACAACTTTTGATAGAACGTATCCTTGACAAACATCTCAGATTACCAAGAAACGTTATATTACCCACAAAAATAATCGAACGAGAATCTGTGAAAAAGATAATGTGATCATATGAAAACAAAACCATCCCCGGAAAGATTGTTTGATAGTCTCTGGGGATGGTTTATTTTTGCAAACATTTTAAAACCCATGTACTCCTTTTTGGCGTGCTTTGTGTTGGAGTATAACGTAACTCAAGTAACCAGCGATAATATAGAGAAAAGATATCACTGTGAAAATCATAAACTCACTTTTCAAATCAAAAATCGTTTTTGTACCCATCAGAAAATGTCTTGATAAATCTAAGCCCCACGTAAAAGGAAAGACGTACGAAACGTAACGTAAGAACTTCGGTAATACGGTCACTGGAAAGAACATCCCACCTATCAAAGGTGCAGCGTTTCCTACCAAGCTTACCAGTTCATCGGCGTCCTTTAAAAGTAACGTTAACCCAAAGAAAAGGAAGACAAATCCGAACGATGCAATAATGGAAATAACAAATGAACATATAAAAAGTAACAAGTTTAGTGGTTTTATTGTCAATAAATTGCTCAAAAGTGCAAGTATTAATATAGGTACAGATTCTATGGTTACTCTTGAAATGCCGAACACACTCCAAGATAGAATGTACTCAAGTCCGCTCACTGGTGTTAAGAAAATTTCTTCAAATTGTCCTATTCTCATGTAACGTCTCAATGTGAAGATTACTCCCCACAGAATTTCAACGTAATTCCAGTAGGCAGCACCAAGCGCAAGGTAACCGAAGATATTCGTTGTATTCGATGTCCCATAGAAAAACTTTACGATATTCGATTTACTACCAAGATAGTACAAGAATAATAACGGAATTATTGTGAGCAATGGCACGAAGAACGAACCGTAAAAATCTATCTTGTACCTTTTAGCCGAAAGAAATTGTGCTTTAATCAAGTACAAACCTCTTACCATTCTTCCCATTCTCCTTTTTGCCTTATCAAGTGTTCTGCTTTTTTCAACATCGCAACACCGACAACAAGATACACTACACTAATGATACTCACTGTAAGTAAATTAAAGAAAAACTTCGTAACATCGTTGGAGTTTAAGATTACCCTTCCAGCTTCGATTAAATACGTTAATGGCAGTAAGTAACTTGCTATACGAATATAGAACGGGAAATTGCTAACAGGATTTACCATACCAGATAGAAGACCTATTCCGTACTGAATCGAATAATTTAAAGTTCCGATGCGTTTGTACAGAAGATTCAAACCAGCAAAAAATATCGAAAAGAAAGTAATATAAAGCCCACTCACAAGTAACAATAAAAAGAAATAGAACGATAAATAAATATCTATGCCAAGCAACCAAAAAAACAAGAGTGTGAAAAGTGTTATGTACAAATTCATAATGAATGTATCAATTGCTTTTGAAAATAAAAATGCAACTGTGGAAATCGGTGATAAAACAATTGTTACAAGTGTTCCTTCCATACGTTCTTCCGAAAAGCCATCACCAACACCGAAAAAGTATTGATTCAACCAATACCAAAGGAGTGTACCAATAAGTATGTTGTTTACTATATCTTGCTGAGTTGTTATCTTTGCACTGAAAACGTACGGTGCAATCATAAAAAATGGAGTGAGCGCCATATTTATCCAGACAAATTTGTACTTCCTACGCACTTTCAAGTCTTTCATCGCTAAGATAAACACACTTTTTAAAGTATCCAGCACGTTCTTCACCTTCATTCGTTTTCAGCATATTCGGAAGATTGCAAAAAGAGTTCAGAAAGCTGGTTGTAAACATCTTTACTTGCGAAAATATCACCGTACCTTGAAATAAGCTCAATTTTTCCATTTTTCAGAAGTACTATCTTTGCATCCTCACTCAAATTGTGCAGTATGTGACTTACCATAACGACAGTCACACCATCTTTGCTCGACTTTTCTAAAAAAGAATTAACCTGAATGACGGCGTTAACATCGAGACCATTCAAAATCTCATCTATGAAGAGAATCTTTGGTTGATGAATTAAAGCTTTACAAAGTAACAATTTCTTACGCATTCCAGTTGAATAATCTTCAACGAGCTTATCTTTGTCATCGTATAAACCAAAAAAGTTAAGTAACTCTTCGGCACGTTCTATTCGCTTCTTTTTTGGAACATTGTAAATTCCACCGAATATGTCAAGGTTTTCCCAAGCCGTTAGCTTCCAATATAAACTTCTTTCGTTAGCAAGCACAACACCGATATACCTTGCGAGTTTTTTCCAGTGCTTTTTTACGTCAAAACCTAAGATGTTCACTTCACCTTCATCTGGTAAAAGTAAACCTACCATGATTCGCAAAAGCGTACTCTTACCAGCGCCGTTTGGACCTACCAATACGGTGAATTCACCTTCTGAAATGTTCAAACTTACATTTTCAAGCACTCTTTGGTCTCCAAAGGATTTACTAACACCTTTCAATAAAACAAGACTCAAGGAACGATCACCCTTTCTTGATTTAATACATATAATTCAATTAAATCTGAACTATACAATGTTTCTAAAAATTCTTTCCAACAATCTTTCGGAGTTTGCTTTAAAAATGAGTTGTATTTACAGCCACCATCACAAATTGGAAGAAAAGTACAACTCATACAAGTTTTATCATGAGAAATGGATTCTAAGAAATTAGCATATTTTTTAATGAATATCTCTTCGTTAGACATTATCTCTTCGTAATTTGCGATTTTGAAATTACTTACTCCAATTCCAGAAATACAATTGTATACATCACCATTCGGAGCTAAGACAAGGTCGGATTCTTTTTTGTATGTGCAAGGCCAAACATTTAGAAAATCGATGATCCTAAAGCCAAAATTAATCACAGATTTGACTGCTTCAACGTATTTTTCGGCGTACTCTTTTTGACAAATATTGATTCCTTTTAATGATAATCCACCATTTTCTGGATTCGTTAATAAACCAATATTAAAAATAACCCTTTCTGATAATACTTTCACTCCGAATATCTCAACGAGCTCGTCTAGCATCTTCTTGTAATAAAAATTAGAGTTTGTCTCATCTAAAACGGTATGAATCACCACAGTTGAATTTGAATAACAAAATATTTTACTCATGTTATCCATTATTCTGTCCCAACTACTTGCCCCATCTTTTCGTGGACGTCTTGCATTATGGAGCTCTCTTGGACCATCTAATGTCAACTGAATAACTCCAAATTTTCTGTGGTTTAATATTGAAAACAAATCATCAAAAACAAAATTTCCATTTGATATTATATTAAACTGTTTAAACTTTTCTTCAGATTCAATTTGTTCAAGAACCTGCTGCAAATAATCAATTTTTAGCGAAGGTTCCCCGCCAAAAAATGTAATAATAAATGATTTTGGATTGAAGATACTGAGAAGTTTTCTGTAAAGTTCCACTTTCTTCACAGTTTCAATTTCCAGTTGGGTTTTGTCTATTTTTGGTCCATTTTGCATGCAATATACACAACTTAAATTACAATCATAGGTAATTGCATCTGTTATTGACAAAGTATCGTTTGAATATTTTATCTTATTATTAATATAATTCATTAATGCAATTCTTTCATCTGAATCATAACTTTCGAATTTTGTGTTCAATGAGTTCTTATTTACTATCTTAATTTCACGCATTAAAAGATCATAATATATTATCTTATCATATTTATCAATTTTTACAACAAATCTACTCATTTCGGTTCCTCCCTATTTCGAATTTCAGTTATTTATTCTGAAATTCAAGTCTTCTAATTCGATCCAATAAAATATTAGACCCGGGTCTAGTAACATTAAACCATTAGGTTATTTTTTACTAATCTCAATGCTCGCACATCTTTGACTTCTATTTATACAACCACCAAGTGGAACATTACCATTGATTAATCTTTTCAAAATATTCATCTGTTATACCTCCTTGTAAGAATCAATAATTTTTAACACGATTTACTCTGCGCAGAGTTATTTTAATTATATCAAAAAAAAAAAAAAAAAAAAAAAAGTCAATACTGTAACACCATATTCGTTGAATAGAAATAAAATCACCTATAAGATATAAAAAATCCCCCGACGAAGTTAAATGTGTTTCCGGGGGATGTTCATTTCTCAATTACTTTTGCCTTTGAAATTTTTCCGCACTGATGGTGACGATGTATTTGTTGCCATCAACTTCAACTTGGTAATTTATCGAAAAAGTATCAGGTAGGTTTTTCAAAACCGTGTCATCGATCGTTTCCCAAAAGATATTTTCCGCTTTTAATTGGGCTTTCTCTTGCCTTAGTGCTTCTTCAAGCATGTTTCTTTGCATGGGGATAGTTGATAAGACTATTGCAACGAGTATTAGAAGAACAATTATCGCAGATAGTATTTCGATGTAAATCACATCATCTTCACCTTCATCTGTTTTCTGATAGGAATTTCATTATACCTTGCGCAGCTTTTTTACCAGCTCCCATGGCTAAGATAACTGTTGCTGAACCTGTTACAATATCTCCTCCAGCGAAGACTTTCGGATTACTTGTCTGACCGTATTCGTCTGTTATTATGTAACCGTATTTGTTTGTCTTTAAATCTGGAAATTGACTGAGCAGAAATTTATTCGCTTCAGTACCTATCGCTTCGATAACTGTATCCATTTCCAAGATAAAGTTACTGTTTGGAATCTCAACAGGTCGTCTTCTACCACTTTCATCAGGCGCGCCAAGTTCCATCCTGATACATTCGATAGCTACCAAATTACCATTTTCATCACCGATGTACTTGACAGGTGTTGCGAGTGTGTAAAATTTAACACCCTCTTCTTTCGCATGTTCGATTTCCGCTTTTCTCGCTGGCATTTCTGCTTCTGTTCGACGGTATATTATAGTGACGTCTGCACCAAGTCTTAGAGCACTTCTTGCTGCATCCATTGCGGTGTTTCCACCACCGATTACAGCCACTTTTTTGCCGATTCGTATAGGTGTATCGTACTCCGGGAATTTGTACGCTCTCATAAGGTTTATCCTTGTTAAAAATTCGTTGGCAGAATACACACCGTTCAACTCACTTCCGGGTATGCCCATAAATTTAGGTGTGCCAGCACCGACACCGATGAAAACGGCATCGTAAGATTCGAGGATTTCCTTAACGGATATAGCGTATCCAACTGGTATATTCTTGAAAAATCGCACATCGAGTTTTTCAAGTGCGGCAATTTCTTTTTTGACTATCGATTTTGGTAATCTGAATTCTGGTATACCGTACGTCAATACACCGCCGAATTCGTGCAGGGCTTCGTATATATCCACGGTGAAACCATATCTACCAAGTTCAGATGCAACCGTCAATCCGGCTGGTCCAGAGCCGATTATAGCCACTTTCTTATCTTTTGCTTTGCTTATGTTGAATTGAAATTTAGTATTTTCATTTTCGTATTCGATGTTGTTTTCATCCGCCCAATCTGCGACGAATCGTTCAAGTGCACCTATGTTGATTGATCTTCCAATTTTATTTAAAATGCATAACCCCTCGCATTGTACCTCTTGTGGACATACACGTCCACATATTGCTGGCAGATAATTGTAAGATTTTAAAATCTTATACGAACCTTCGAAATTACCCTTAGCTATCTCTTTAATAAAGCCCGGTATATCGATACCGACCGGACAACCGGATATACACGTTGGTATTTTACATTGTAAGCATCGTGAGGCTTCCTGTTGCGCCAATTCTGGTGTGTAACCGAGCGATACTTCCAAAAAGTTAGTTTTTCTTATTTCAGCAGGTTGTTCTGGCACGTGGACTCTGTCTTTCACAGCCATGTAGGTTCACCAACTTCTTTCAGATATCTTTCAAGAGCCAATTTTTCTTGTTCTTTGTATTGGTTTAGCCTTTTGATGAAGCTATCCCAATCAACGTATCTACCATCGAATTCTGGTCCATCAACGCATACGTACTGTATCTTTTCGGAATTATCAGTTTTTATCACCGTTCGGCAACCACCACACATACCAGTACCATCTATCATGATAGAATTCAACGAAACCCAAATGGGAATGTTGTATTTTGTGGCAATTTCACTTGAAAGTTTCATCATGATAGCTGGTCCTATCGACCAAATTACGTTGTAATTTTCTTTTTCAAGCTCGATTTTCATGGCATCTATCACGTTACCTTTGTATCCGAAACTTCCATCGTCTGTTGTTGGTAAAAGTTTATCGGCAAATGTGAATTCATCTCTTAATATCAAATCTTGGATTGTTCTTGCTCCAATTATAACTGTTATGTTGTTGCCTGCACTTTTTAGCGCTTTTGCAATTGGTAATATAGCGGCTATTCCAACTCCACCACCGATTATTAGTACGTTTCCATGATACTTAATTTCACTTGGCTTACCGAGTGGTCCAACTACATCGTAAAGTATATCGCCTTCGTTGAGCGAGCACAGTTCGTATGTGGATTTCCCAACCGCTTTGACAACGATTCTGAACGCTTCACCATTGGACTCGGCTATCGTTAGAGGTATGCGTTCGCCTTTTTCACTTATCCTCACTATAACAAACTGACCAGGTTTAGCTTGTCTACCAATGAGATCATTTTTAATCCAGACATCATGAACTCCGTAGGCTAATTTACGCTTACGCAATATCACGTTGTTAAGCTCTTCTTGGTTCATTGATAATTCCTCCTATACTTAGGTGAGCAAAGAAAAAAATGTATTGTTATACTGTTTTCTGGGCGTCTATTAAAGCTAAGAACTCTTCGTTCGATTTCGTTTCTTTCAATTTTGAAAGTATGAGTTTGAGACCTTCTTCTTCAGACATAGAGCTCAACATACGCCTAAGGATCCACACTTTCTTCAATTCGTTTTGCCCAATCAATAATTCTTCTTTTCTTGTACCCGAAAGTGCAAGATTGATGGCTGGGAAAATCCTTTTGTTAGCAAGCTGTCTTGAAAGCACAAGTTCCATATTACCTGTACCTTTGAATTCTTCAAATATCACTTCATCCATCTTCGATCCAGTCTCTATGAGTGCGGTTGCGATGATGGTTAAACTTCCACCTTCTCTTGTGTTTCTTGCAGCACCGAAGAAATGTTTGGGTTTGTAAAGTGCAGCCGGATCAACACCACCAGTCAACAGTTTACCACTTGGTGGAACGGTTATGTTATAAACCCTTCCAAGTCGTGTAAGACTATCAAGGAGCACAACAACGTGATTTCCATATTCAACAAGTCTTTTGCACATTTCAAGCGTAAGTTCAGCAATTTTTATCTGCTTATCGGAAGGCATATCAAACGGGGCTGCTATAACCTTTGCATCTACCGATTCTTTGATATCTGTAACTTCTTCAGGTCGTTCATCGATGAGTAATACGATTCTAATTGTATCAGGATGGTTAGTTGCAATTCCGTTGGCAATTTCTTTGAGTATCGTGGTCTTACCGGTCTTCGGTGGAGCGACGATCATTCCCCTTTGTCCTTTACCTATCGGTGTGAACAAGTCAATCAACCTTTGGTGGTAAACCTTTCTTGATATATTTGACCAGGGCTAGAGCATTGCAAAGATCAAAGGAATTAAGCGTCTTGCGGTGAGGACGAGGGCACGTTTATGCTGATGCTTGGTAACCTCTGAGAACTTCTTGTTGTAGAAGGCTTTGTAACGTACTGTGTGCACCCTTACACAGTTAGCAGCTTCAACAAGATAGTATCTCAGGTATTGGTTACCACACTTAGCTAATGAGACATCTTGGGCATTGAAATTGCCTGATTGATATTGAGTCCAAACCAGGCCAGAGTATTTAGCTAAAGCAGCTTCATTTTTGAAGCGCTTGATATCACCGATTTCAGCGCAGATAGCGGCTGCGAGAACGTCACCTATGCCAGGGACGGTTGTTAATGTTTGAGAGAAAGCTTTAAGAAGTTTTGAGATTTCTTTGTCAAGTTTTTTGAGTTGTTCTTGCATAAATCTAATGTTTTCAAGTGTCATAGACAAAGCTAAATCATTTGCCTCAGCCAACAGAGGATGTAATCTAAAAGAGCGATTAGCAGCAGTTTTAAGTATTTCAGCAATTTTATTAACATCTGAGAGTCTGTTATTGCCGTTATCGGATACGAATTTAATTAAGTCTTCTAAAGGCATAGAAGCGATATCATCAGGTGTAAAGTTTTCGATGATAGCGCAAGATGCCTTACCGAAGATATCTGAAAATGGACAGTCTTGAGAGTAAGTAGAGAATTTAAGGTATATGAGATTGAGAGCTCTGTTTTTTTCACGAGTTAGATTATGAACAAGGTGGTAGCGCATTCTGGTAAGACGTTGTAGTGCAGCATATTTAAAGTCTGGTAAAGGAGTAGGATTGAGTTTGCTGAACCTGACACATTCAGCGATAATGATGGCATCGATGTTATCTGTTTTAGGCAAGAAAGTGTAGATTTTTTTAAATCCTTTGACGATGCTTGGGTTAAGTACGTAGAAGGTTGGTTTGTAAGGTAGTAGTTCAGAAGAAGAAGCAAGATGAAGGTGAAGGTGCCATGTGTAATGTGAAGTAGCTTCCATGCCAAACTTAATACAGGATAGATTATACTGGCTGAGACAATCAATAACTCTTTTGATTAATTCGTTAGCGCCTTCTTGATCGTTAGGCAAGGAAAAAGGTTTTTTAATCAAGTGATTACCGGCATCATCGATGAAGAAGATAGAATTTGACTGACTACTTATATCAATGCCCACAATTAAAGTGTTTGGCAATTGAAAGACCTCCTTTCTAAAGTGTGGTGTTAGGAAAAGAGTTAAGCCCTTTATCCCTGGGGATTACATGACAATAGCAGCCTCGCCGATATTAGAGCTACGGAGCAGTTTACAGGGTGCACACATCTGATATGCTCAAATCAGATGTGGTAAACTGACCGTGCACAGCAAACGAGTAAACATTACTCATGTAATCCTTTGGGGTTCAGTCTCTCGCAAGCTGTGGCGTGCAGTTATCAAAGCACGTCCAGCAGGGGTGAGCCAAAAATATCCAACAAACTAAAATCAGGCTTAACTTTTTTCTGATTTTAGTTTACCAAAGATAAAGGGCAAATTTAAGCTGTAGCAGTCAATTTTAATATTCAATTTTTAAGAAGTGAGTGTTTAGGGAAGAGAATTTAATTTAATGAATTTCCAGTAATCAATTGGTACTAATAATTTAATGTACCAATTGAGAAATAAATTTTTTATTGATTTGATAATCATATTATACGAGCATTCCTGTAAGGAAAAATAGATTTTGAAAAAAGTATCGCCTCCTGATAATATATAATTACCCCATCACACTAAAATCAGGAGGCGATACCATGGAACAAAAGTATGTTAATCCAAAAGTTTCAAGAATTTCTCAAGACACTCTAATTGTCGGTATTGATGTTGCTAAAAGAAATCATTGGGTTAGGATGACTGATTATCGTGGAATTGATTTGATTAGCCCTTTCAAGATTAATAATACCATAGATGGTATTAAAATGTTAGAGGAAAAAATAAGAATTATTAAGCAAAAGGAAGGGTTAAACAACGTAATCTTAGGCATGGAACCATCAGGGCATTATTGGAAGGTTTTAGCTTGGCAAATGAAATCTAACGAGCAAGTAAATTATCTTGTTGGAGTAAATCCATATCATGTGAAGAAAAGCAAAGAATTTGATGATAACTCACCTAGTAAAAATGACAAGAAAGATGCAGGATTAATAGCCAAATTAATCAAAGATGGAAGATATTTCGATATGCATTTCATATTCACCCCATGAAGGATTTGGAGGGAAATTAGGAGAGTGATAAAATTCATCTTAGAGGGGTGAGTCGTATGCAGAGCAGGAAAGAGTATTCTCCAGAGTTCAAACTTACTGTCGTCAAGGAATATCTTAACGGTGATAAGTCACAAGCGCAGATTTGTGAGAAATATTCAATCTCTCCCAGCATATTCTTCAGATGGTTGAAGAATTACAAGGAATCAGGATACGATGATTCAGTATTCAATGTCAGCAGAGGAAGGCCGGGATCAATCATATCAGATTATTCAAAGATACCGCCATTCATCTTTGAATCGGCAGGTGTTCGGAGAGACGATTCAACCAATCCGAACGACACAATTGCCTTGAAACGGAAACTTGAATACTACGAGAAGATACTGCTCGAGAAGGAAGTACAATTGAGGATAGCATTAGACCAAATAGAGTTATTAAAAAAAACAAACAGCAAGAAAGAGAATCAACAAAAGTAAAATCGACAAATGTTGGAGAATTGTTAATAAGTTTGAAGTACAAGAGAATTGGAGTATGCCTAAGATATCTTTTAGGGAAGTTTCAAATGAGTTCAAGCACATTTTACGCAACAACACGAACGTTCTTTTCAATAGATTGGATAAAGGGAAAGAGCAAAAGAAG contains these protein-coding regions:
- a CDS encoding transposase, which gives rise to MQSRKEYSPEFKLTVVKEYLNGDKSQAQICEKYSISPSIFFRWLKNYKESGYDDSVFNVSRGRPGSIISDYSKIPPFIFESAGVRRDDSTNPNDTIALKRKLEYYEKILLEKEVQLRIALDQIELLKKTNSKKENQQK
- a CDS encoding ABC transporter ATP-binding protein, translated to MSLVLLKGVSKSFGDQRVLENVSLNISEGEFTVLVGPNGAGKSTLLRIMVGLLLPDEGEVNILGFDVKKHWKKLARYIGVVLANERSLYWKLTAWENLDIFGGIYNVPKKKRIERAEELLNFFGLYDDKDKLVEDYSTGMRKKLLLCKALIHQPKILFIDEILNGLDVNAVIQVNSFLEKSSKDGVTVVMVSHILHNLSEDAKIVLLKNGKIELISRYGDIFASKDVYNQLSELFLQSSEYAENE
- a CDS encoding ABC transporter permease, which produces MLDTLKSVFILAMKDLKVRRKYKFVWINMALTPFFMIAPYVFSAKITTQQDIVNNILIGTLLWYWLNQYFFGVGDGFSEERMEGTLVTIVLSPISTVAFLFSKAIDTFIMNLYITLFTLLFFWLLGIDIYLSFYFFLLLLVSGLYITFFSIFFAGLNLLYKRIGTLNYSIQYGIGLLSGMVNPVSNFPFYIRIASYLLPLTYLIEAGRVILNSNDVTKFFFNLLTVSIISVVYLVVGVAMLKKAEHLIRQKGEWEEW
- a CDS encoding radical SAM/SPASM domain-containing protein, whose amino-acid sequence is MSRFVVKIDKYDKIIYYDLLMREIKIVNKNSLNTKFESYDSDERIALMNYINNKIKYSNDTLSITDAITYDCNLSCVYCMQNGPKIDKTQLEIETVKKVELYRKLLSIFNPKSFIITFFGGEPSLKIDYLQQVLEQIESEEKFKQFNIISNGNFVFDDLFSILNHRKFGVIQLTLDGPRELHNARRPRKDGASSWDRIMDNMSKIFCYSNSTVVIHTVLDETNSNFYYKKMLDELVEIFGVKVLSERVIFNIGLLTNPENGGLSLKGINICQKEYAEKYVEAVKSVINFGFRIIDFLNVWPCTYKKESDLVLAPNGDVYNCISGIGVSNFKIANYEEIMSNEEIFIKKYANFLESISHDKTCMSCTFLPICDGGCKYNSFLKQTPKDCWKEFLETLYSSDLIELYVLNQERVIVP
- a CDS encoding ABC transporter permease encodes the protein MVRGLYLIKAQFLSAKRYKIDFYGSFFVPLLTIIPLLFLYYLGSKSNIVKFFYGTSNTTNIFGYLALGAAYWNYVEILWGVIFTLRRYMRIGQFEEIFLTPVSGLEYILSWSVFGISRVTIESVPILILALLSNLLTIKPLNLLLFICSFVISIIASFGFVFLFFGLTLLLKDADELVSLVGNAAPLIGGMFFPVTVLPKFLRYVSYVFPFTWGLDLSRHFLMGTKTIFDLKSEFMIFTVISFLYIIAGYLSYVILQHKARQKGVHGF
- a CDS encoding IS110 family transposase, with the translated sequence MEQKYVNPKVSRISQDTLIVGIDVAKRNHWVRMTDYRGIDLISPFKINNTIDGIKMLEEKIRIIKQKEGLNNVILGMEPSGHYWKVLAWQMKSNEQVNYLVGVNPYHVKKSKEFDDNSPSKNDKKDAGLIAKLIKDGRYFDMHFIFTP
- a CDS encoding sulfide/dihydroorotate dehydrogenase-like FAD/NAD-binding protein is translated as MNQEELNNVILRKRKLAYGVHDVWIKNDLIGRQAKPGQFVIVRISEKGERIPLTIAESNGEAFRIVVKAVGKSTYELCSLNEGDILYDVVGPLGKPSEIKYHGNVLIIGGGVGIAAILPIAKALKSAGNNITVIIGARTIQDLILRDEFTFADKLLPTTDDGSFGYKGNVIDAMKIELEKENYNVIWSIGPAIMMKLSSEIATKYNIPIWVSLNSIMIDGTGMCGGCRTVIKTDNSEKIQYVCVDGPEFDGRYVDWDSFIKRLNQYKEQEKLALERYLKEVGEPTWL
- the gltA gene encoding NADPH-dependent glutamate synthase translates to MAVKDRVHVPEQPAEIRKTNFLEVSLGYTPELAQQEASRCLQCKIPTCISGCPVGIDIPGFIKEIAKGNFEGSYKILKSYNYLPAICGRVCPQEVQCEGLCILNKIGRSINIGALERFVADWADENNIEYENENTKFQFNISKAKDKKVAIIGSGPAGLTVASELGRYGFTVDIYEALHEFGGVLTYGIPEFRLPKSIVKKEIAALEKLDVRFFKNIPVGYAISVKEILESYDAVFIGVGAGTPKFMGIPGSELNGVYSANEFLTRINLMRAYKFPEYDTPIRIGKKVAVIGGGNTAMDAARSALRLGADVTIIYRRTEAEMPARKAEIEHAKEEGVKFYTLATPVKYIGDENGNLVAIECIRMELGAPDESGRRRPVEIPNSNFILEMDTVIEAIGTEANKFLLSQFPDLKTNKYGYIITDEYGQTSNPKVFAGGDIVTGSATVILAMGAGKKAAQGIMKFLSENR